AACGCACTGCCCAACGCGGCGCAGGCCCAGAAGGCTTTTGACGGACGCTCATGGGACAGCCACGCGGCATACAACGCCACACACAGCGGTTGCAAGCCGTTGACCAGTGCGCCGTGAGAGGCGGGCAACGTCTGCATGGCCCAGGCCGACAGCACCGGGAAACCAAGGATGACCCCGGTAATCACCAGCGTCAGGCCTTTGACCTGCTTCCAGGTGGGCCATTTTTCACGGTGCCACAGCAATAAAAGCGCTGCCGGAATCGCCGCGAACAGCGCACGACCGAGGCCGTTGAGCAGCGGATGAAGTTCCTGCACGACGATTCGTGTGAAGGGCAGGGTCAGGCTGAAGATAACGACGCCGAGCAGGCCGAGGGCCATGCCAGTGTTTTCGCGCGAGGACATGATGGGTGACCAGAATTAAGGATGGCGGGAAGTTTCTTTATCTAGCCATAAACTGTGCATACCGCTCTGTTACAGCTAGGCGCAGAGTTATCCGTACAGTTAAGCGCGGTTCCTGTGGCGAGGGAGCTTGCTCCCGCTGGGGCGCGAAGCGGCCCTACCGGTTTCGTCAATCAATCGGTGGTCTCTGGTTTTGCGACTGCTTCGCAGCCAAGCGGGAGCAAGCTCCCTCGCCACAAAAGCCAAATCCAATACACATCATCCGTAGTAACTGGTTATTACCCACCCCGTCGGATAAGGACTACCTTGAATACTCCTGCATGCCCACGCATTTCCCAGAGGAGTCCTCCCCATGGCGGCTAAAAAAATTCTGATGCTGGTCGGCGATTACGTCGAAGACTATGAAGTGATGGTGCCGTTCCAGGCGCTGCTGATGGTCGGCCACACGGTGCACGCCGTTTGCCCGGACAAAACCGCCGGCCAGACCGTGCGCACAGCGATCCATGACTTCGAAGGCGACCAGACCTACAGCGAAAAACCCGGTCACCTGTTTGCCCTGAACTTCGATTTCGCCAAGGTAGACGCCGCGGACTACGACGCGCTGCTGGTGCCGGGTGGTCGTGCGCCGGAATACCTGCGCCTGAACGAAAAAGTCCTGGAGCTGGTGCGAGCGTTCGACAAGGCCGGCAAACCGATTGCCGCCGTGTGTCACGGTGCGCAACTGTTGGCCGCGGCAGGCATTCTTGAAGGCCGCGAGTGCAGTGCTTACCCCGCGTGTGCCCCGGAAGTGCGCCTGGCGGGTGGCACGTTCATCGATATCCCGGTGACGGAAGGTCATGTTCAAGGCAATCTGGCCACTGCACCGGCCTGGCCGGCACACCCGAGCTGGCTGGCCGGTTTCCTCGGGTTGCTGGGCACCAAAATCACGCTGTAACGAGGGACCTGTCCATGTGCGAGCTCTACGTCAAGGCCGATCCGATTCTCTACGAATCGCGCTCCCGCTCGCTGCGCATCTGCGGGGTGGTGACCACCCTGCGGCTGGAGAATCAGTTCTGGGACATCCTCAGCGAAATCGCCGAGGTCGACGGCATGACCACCAATCAGTTGATCGCCAAGCTGTATGAAGAGGTGATGGACTACCGCGGCGAAGTGGTGAATTTCGCCTCGTTCTTGCGGGTCAGCTGCATGCGGTATTTATCCCAGCGGCGCGTCGCGTCACCCCAAATGAGCGTCGTACGGTCGGCCTGAACATCAAAAGATCGCAGGCTTCGCCAGCTCCTACAGAGGTATACGATCTCATGTAGGAGCTGGCGAAGCCTGCGATCTTTTGATCTTGCGGTTGAGGTGGTCTTTACTCTGAAGCGCAAACCTCTCAATCGCCAAGGAGAAGAAGCATGTCTGGATGGTACGAAGTGAGCAAAACCGTCAACGGTCAATTCAAGTTTGTATTAAAAGCGGCCAATGCCGAAACCATTCTGACCAGCGAGCTGTACACCACGCGCGGTGCGGCCGACAGCGGTATCGCCTCGGTTCAGGCCAACAGTCCGCTGGACGAACGCTACGAGAAAAAAACCACCAAGGACGGCCATCCTTACTTCAACCTCAAGGCTGCCAACCATCAGATCATCGGCAGCAGCGAATCCTACTCATCGGATGCCGCGAGGGATAAAGGCATCGCCAGCGTCAAGGCCAACGGCCCGACCACGGTGATCAAGGACAAGACCTTGCCGGTGCTCTAAACACACCGGATACCAATGTGGGAGCGAGCTTGCTCCCACATTGGAATGCATTCCTCCTCTGGGAGCGAGCCTGCTCGCGATGACATTAGACCTGTCGCCGCTAAACCTCGATCGGTACCGCAAGCTTCGGATTACCAAGCGCATGGGTCTTCGAATCAAAAAACCGCAGCTCCACCCCCGTCCCCTCAAACACCTTCGTGTAATGCCGTTTCTGATGCTGGATGAACGCTTTGCTGCGCGGGTAAATCGAAATCGCCGCTGTCTTCGGCTTCGCCTGGCGCAATGCATGAATGATGTGACTGTCTTGCTCGCCAAGGGCATGCCCGAAAATGCACAGCCCATCGCCATGGCCCAGTAACTGGTCGTAGCAGAACGACAGGTAATCCGAGCTGCGAATGGTCTTGAGCTTGTCTTGGGTCGGACCTTCGTTGACGAACAGCGGCACGTCGTCGAGGGTCCTGATCGTATTGTTGATGGCGAAGCTGCCCAGCAACGTACCCTCGGTCGACATCAATTTACGCGCCGTGCCGTCCTGATTGCGCACCAGATGCAGGCCGCCGTGCAGGTACAGCAGACGGGTTTTGTCTGTCGCGGTGAGGCTCAGATCAAAACGCGGCTCGGAGCCCTGAAACAGATCGATAATGGCGTCAGGCCGGTGCTGGACCGCCCAGTAATTGAGCAAGTCGTAATTGGTGGTGAACACCGTGCGATAGCTGCCCAGTTCCTGATTGATCGTCGCGAGCGTCGAGGGCACCACCAACCGCCAAGGGATATGCACCGCATGCACGGTGTTGATCAGCGCTTCCTTGATCGCGTAATAGCGATTGCGCGGCGCGGCAGAGCTGACGGCCAGGGCCTTGTTGACCCGGCTGGTGGTTTTCAGCGCCCCAAGCACCTGTTCGAAACTACGCGTCTGCATCGCGTCGAACACGCTCAGTTCGGATTGGCTCAGAGGCTTTTCCTCGACGGTGCGGGCGTTTTCGAACAGCGAGTCATAGCCGAAGTCGTCCCATACCGCGCGACTGGCGCCGTTACCCACCAGCAGGCCGCCGAAAGAGGCGGTGGTGCGCAAGGCGTTCCAGTCTTCAAGTTGGGCATCGACATCCTGGAAATCGGTCATTGCGTTCGTTGTCTCAAAGCAAAAGGTCTGATGGACGGCGACTTTATCACGCCCCGGCCTTGAGCCAGATCAAGTTAGCGCACGACTAATGGGTCGATCCTGTGCGCACCCGCCGGATCGGTGCTGTTGATTCGGCTTCAGCCAGGAGACTCGCGCATGAGCAGTACGTTTTTCATCCCCGCTGTGAACATCATGGGCACCGGTTGCCTCGACGAAGCCATGGACGCCATTCGCAAGTATGGTTTTCGCAAGGCGCTGATCGTCACCGACGCCGGATTGGCCAAGGCTGGCGTGGCGACGATGATTGCCGAGAAACTGGCGATCCAGGACATCGACTCGGTGATTTTCGACGGCGCCAAGCCGAATCCGAGCATCGCCAACGTCGAACTTGGCCTGGGCCTGCTCAAGGAAAGTCGCTGTGATTTCGTGGTGTCTCTGGGCGGCGGTTCGCCTCACGACTGCGCCAAGGGCATCGCCTTGTGTGCCACAAACGGTGGGACGATTCGTGACTACGAAGGTGTCGATCAGTCGACCAAAGCGCAACTGCCGCTGATCGCGATCAACACCACTGCCGGCACTGCCAGCGAGATGACCCGTTTTTGCATCATCACCGACGAATCCCGTCACGTGAAAATGGCCATCGTCGATCGCAACGTCACGCCACTGCTGTCAGTCAACGATCCGGCGCTGATGGTCGCCATGCCCAAGGGCCTGACTGCCGCCACTGGCATGGACGCACTGACCCACGCCATCGAAGCCTACGTCTCCACGGCCGCCAACCCGATTACCGATGCCTGTGCGCTGAAAGCCATCACCTTGATCAGCAATAACCTGCGACTGGCCGTACGCGACGGCAGTGACATGATCGCTCGGGAAAACATGGCTTACGCGCAGTTCCTCGCTGGTATGGCGTTCAACAATGCGTCCTTGGGATATGTCCATGCCATGGCCCACCAATTGGGCGGGTTCTACGACTTGCCGCATGGTGTGTGCAATGCGGTGTTGCTACCTCATGTGCAAAGCTTCAACGCGCTGGTCTGCGCCGATCGCTTGACCGATGTTGCCCGCGCGATGGGCGCCGACGTTCGCGGGTTCAGCCCGGAAGAGGGCGCGCAGGCGGCGATCACGGCCATTCGCGACCTGGCCAAGGATGTGGAAATCCCGGCTGGTTTACGTGAGCTCGGTGCCAGGCTCAACGACATCCCGGTGCTTGCCAGCAATGCCCTGAAAGACGCCTGTGGACTGACCAATCCACGGAAGGCGGATCAGCGGCAGATCGAGGAGATTTTCCGCAGCGCGTTTTAACCAGGGCACGGTTCGGACGCAAAGAACGCTATGCTGCGATCTCGTCCGAGCCGACATTGCCGAGTGCCTGATGCTGCAAAAAAGCCTGATCCGCCGCCTCGACCTGATCACTCTCCAACTGTTTGTGGCTGTCCACGAAGAGGGCACCTTGACCCGTGCCGCCGCCCGTGAAGCGATCGCGGTGTCGGCGGCCAGCAAGCGCTTGATGGAGTTGGAGGAGGCATTTGGTATCAGCCTGTTCGTGCGCCAAGCCAAGGGTATGACCCTGACGCCGGCCGGTGAAACCCTGCTGCACCACGCCCGGCAGATGCTGTTCAACGTCGAGAAAATGGGCCTCGAACTGGGCGAACATAGCCACGGTGTTCGGGGTTATGTGCGGATGCTTGCCAATCTGTCGGCGATCATTCAGTTCCTGCCCGAAGACTTGAGGGACTTTTCCGAGCGCCATCCGCAGGTCAAGACCGACCTCGAAGAACGCCCCAGCATTGGGGTGATTCAGGGTGTGCTCGATGGCGTGGCGGACCTCGGGATTTGCTCCAGCGACAGTGACGTCAAAGGTTTGCACAGTGTTCTTTATCGCCGGGACAAACTGATGGTGTTGATGCCGACCGATCATCCGCTGGCGAGTCGTTCGACCCTGGCGTTTGTCGACACGCTGGACAGCGATTACGTTGGCCTGCACGCCGCCAGTTCCATCAACATGCGCACTCATGCGGCTGCGCGCAAGGCCGGCAAGGTGCTGAGGCTGCGGATTCATGTGCCGGGTTTCGACGCCATGTGCCGGATGGTCCAGGCCAACATGGGCATCGGCATCCTGCCGCAAAAGGCTTACGAACTGTTTGGCCGGGCGTTGGGTTTGCACGCGGTGCCGCTGACGGATGACTGGTCCGATCGCGCGTTGATTCTGGTGGTGCGTGATGAAGCGAGACTGTCGCCGGTGAGCCGGACGTTGTTTGAGCAGTTGCGCGGTCAGGCCTGAATATTCTCTATCCGACTTGCCCGCGAAGACTGACTTGAGGTCGCGGTAATCCCCAGCCAGCCAGCCAGGCATTCGCGTTTCGCGAACGGTCGTTGCCAACTGAAGGTTGGATTCCTTGCCCCTCGGTCCTCTAGCCTTGGCCCATATTCCAAGAACAAGAGGTACCCCACGATGACTGCCCCCTTGAGTGCAATCAAAGTGATCGAGATCGGCACACTGATCGCCGCGCCGTTCGCGGCGCGCATGCTCGCCGAGTTCGGCGCCGACGTAATCAAGATCGAAGCCATGGGCCAGGGCGATCCCCTGCGCAAATGGCGCAAGCTGCACGAAGGCACTTCGCTGTGGTGGTACCTGCAATCGCGAAACAAGAAGTCCCTGGCGCTGAATCTGAAATCCCCTGAAGGCATCGAACTGGTCAAGCAACTGGCGACCGACGCCGATGTGCTGATTGAAAACCTGCGCCCCGGCGCCCTGGAAAAACTCGGCCTGGGCTGGGACGTGTTGCATGCCCTCAATCCCAACCTGACGCTGGTGCGTATTTCCGGTTATGGCCAGACCGGCCCGTACCGTGATCGTCCGGGTTTCGGTGCCATCGGCGAGGCCATGGGCGGGATTCGCTACACCACCGGCACCCCCGGTTCACCGCCGGCCCGAGTGGGGGTGAGCCTGGGTGATTCCCTGGCCTCGCTGCATGCGGTGATCGGCGCCTTGATGTCGCTGCTGCGGGTCAAGACCGGTCAGGGCGGCGGGCAGGTGGTGGATGTGTCTTTGGCCGAAAGCGTGTTCAACGTGATGGAAAGCCTGGTGCCGGAATACGACATGCTGGGCCATGTTCGTGAGCGCAGCGGCGGGGCATTGCCGGGCATCGCGCCGTCCAATACTTACCTGACCGCCGACGGTGCCTACGTGGTGATCGCCGGCAACAGTGACCCGATCTACAAGCGCCTGATGGCGGTGATCGGTCGGGTCGATCTGGCCGAAGCGCCGGAGTTTGCGCATAACGATGGCCGCGCCGCCAAAAGTAATGTGCTCGACGCCGCCATCACTCATTGGACCAGCAGCTTGCCTATCGATGAGGTGTTGTCGGCACTGGAAGCTGCCGAAGTCCCGGCCGGACGCATCTACTCGGTAGCCGACATCGTCGCCGATCCTCACTACCAGGCGCGGGGCATGCTGCTCAGCGCCGAACTGCCCGGTGGCGCCACGGTGAAGATGCCGGGCATCGTACCGAAAATGTCCGAGACCCCCGGTGGCGTGAACTGGTCGGGACCGAGCCTGGGTCAGCACACCGACGGCATCCTCGCGGGGCTGGGCCTGACTGACCAGGACATCGAACGGCTGAAAGCTGAAGGGGTGGTGCAATGATCACTGATTATTCAGAGGCCCTGATTGTTCAGGAAGTCTCCCCTCGTGACGGCTTGCAGATTGAGCCGACCTGGGTCGAAACCGTCGACAAGATTGCGCTGATCGACCAGTTGTCGCTGGCGGGGTTCAGCCGCATCGAAGCGGGCTCGTTCGTCTCGCCCAAGGCCATTCCAGCGCTGCGTGATGGCGAGCAAGTGTTCAAGGGTATCGCCCGACGGCCGGGCGTGATCTATGTCGCATTGATCCCCAACCTCAAAGGCGCACAACGAGCGCTGGATTCGGGGGCCGATGAGCTGAATCTGGTGATGTCCGCCAGCCAGACCCACAACCTGGCGAATATGCGGATGCGCTGCGAGGCGTCATTGGCGGCGTTTGGCGAGATCGTCGAATTCGTTCGCGGCACGCAGGTGCGGCTCAACGGCAGTATCGCCACGACCTTCGGTTGCCCGTTCGAAGGCAGGATCGATGAGGACCGAGTGCTGCAGATCGTCGACGCCTATCAGGAACTCGGTATCCAGGGCATTACCCTGGCCGACACCACCGGCATGGCTAATCCACGTCAGGTCGATTGGCTGGTGCGCAGAGTCTTGCAGCGGGTTTCGCCAGCGGATCTGACCCTGCATTTTCACAACACGCGCGGCCTCGGTCTGTGCAACGTACTGGCCGCCTACGAGGCCGGAGCCCGACGCTTCGACGCGGCCCTCGGCGGCCTTGGCGGTTGCCCGTTTGCGCCGGGTGCTTCGGGCAATATCTGCACTGAAGATCTGGTCAATCTGTGCGATGAAATCGGTATTCATACCGGCATCGATCTGCCGTTGTTGCTGAAGTTGTCCCGAGGGCTGCCGGCGCTGCTTGGCCATGAAGTGCCTGGTCAGTTAGCCAAGGCGGGGCGTAATTGCGACCTGCACCCCACGCCTCCCTGACACACCGCTCTCTCCTACAAAAAACCACCAGACAACAAAAACAATCGGACGCCCAAGGGAAGTCCATCTGGAGAAACACTATGAGCCTCAATGTATTGGAGGCGGGCGTGAGCTCGTCCGTGAGCCACGACGCCGAAAAAACCTTGGTCCGCAAAGTCGCCTGGCGACTGATGCCGCTGATCATGGTCTGCTATCTGTTCGCGTTTTTCGATCGCATCAACATTAGCTTTGCCAAGTTTCAGTTGCAGGCCGACCTGAGCCTGAGCGACACCGCGTATGGCCTTGGTGCCGGGCTGTTTGTGGTCGGTTACGTGATCTTCGAAGTGCCGAGCAACATGATGCTCTACAAGGTCGGCGCGCGGCGCTGGATCGCCCGGATCATGATGTCGTGGGGTATCGCCACGGCGGCCATGGTCTTCGTCAACAGCGAATGGCAGTTCTACGCTCTGCGCTTTGTGATCGGCGCGATGGAAGCGGGTTTCGCGCCGGGTGTGCTGTATTACCTGACGCTGTGGTTCCCGCAGCACTATCGCGGGCGCATCACCTCGATGCTGTTCCTCGCGTCGGCGTTTGCCGGGCTGGTCGGCGCACCGTTCTCCGGGCTGGTGCTGCAACACCTTGATGGCTTCCTTGATATGCGCGGCTGGCATTGGCTGTTCCTGCTCGGTGGCGTGCCTTGTATCGGCCTCGGTTTGTTGGTGCTGACCTTGCTCAAGGACCGCATCGAAGACGCCCATTGGCTGACGTCGTCAGAGAAGAAACTGCTCGCCAGCCGAATCGCTCACCACGAACCGCACAAGAGCGGCGGTTCCTTGCTGGCTGCACTGCGAATTCCGGGTTTCCTGACGCTGGGGCTGATCTACTTTCTGATTCAGGTGGCGTCTTACGGCTTGAATTTCTGGGCGCCGCAGCTGATTCGCAGTGCCGGCACCGAGAGTCCGGTGATGATCGGCTTGCTGACCGCCATTCCCTACGTCTGCGGCGCCATCTGTATGGTGGTGATCGGGCGGTTGTCCGATGCCACCGGCGAGCGGCGCAAGTTTGTCGCAGGTCTGGTGGCGGTAGGCGCGGTGGGGTTCTTCAGCGCAGGGATCTTCGCTGACCACACGACTTTCCTGATTGTCGCCCTGGGCTTGCTCGGTGCCGGGATCATCGCCTCCATCCCCAGCTTCTGGACCCTGCCGCCGAAACTGCTGGCGGGTGCCGGAGCAGGTGCCGCCGGCGGGATCGCGGTGATCAACACCCTCGGCCAGTTCGGTGGGATCGTCAGCCCGGTCATGGTCGGGCGAATCAAGGACCTGACCGGCAGCACCACCCCGGCCCTGTACGTCATCGGCGTTGCCGCGCTGATCGCCGCTGCGTTGTTGCTGTGGGGGTTGCCGCAGAAGCTGCGCACGCTCGACAAATATTAAGGCGACTGTGCAAGGCCTTTCGTAGGCAATGGTTGATTGTCCTGAGCTTCGTCGGTGCCTTTATGGCCTACGCTATTCTCATAGTCACCGTCGGTGTACATCGTCGTGAACTGACGATCACCCGGTTATACGGGGTAATGTTCATCGGTTTTGCCATCAATGTCCTAGTGCCTGCGCTGCCGGGACTGGTGACGAACAAGGCTTGAGACTGATCGCAAGGACGCGTCAGCTGCACAGTCATCGCTGGGGCGCATGACCGATCAGGGAGGGTTATTCAATGTTGCATTGTCCGGATACGCTCTCGGCATTATGGAAACCAGAAATTCCGCACCACTGGCGAGCTACATCGATCTCTTGCTGGACGCTGTCTGTGCGGTGGACAAACAAGGTCGCTTCGTATTTGTCAGCGCGGCCTGCGTGCGCATTTTTGGTTACACCCCCCAGGAGTTGATCGGCCGGCCGATGATCGAACTGGTGCATCCCGCCGACCGCCAGCGCACCCTCGACGCCGCGCGGGAGATCATGGGGGGCGAGCCCAAGCTCAACTTTGAAAATCGTTACCTGCGCAAGGACGGGCAAGTGGTGCACATTCTCTGGTCGGCGCGCTGGTCGGAGGTCGATCAGTTGCGCATCGCCGTGGCGCGCGACATCACCGAGCGCAAGCAGGCCGAGTCCCGGCAAGCGACGCTGTATGCAATCTCCGAAGCAGCCCATGCGGCGGAAGATCTGCTGGCATTGTTCAAACGCATCCATTCGATCATCGGTGAATGTCT
The window above is part of the Pseudomonas sp. B21-048 genome. Proteins encoded here:
- a CDS encoding DJ-1/PfpI family protein; its protein translation is MAAKKILMLVGDYVEDYEVMVPFQALLMVGHTVHAVCPDKTAGQTVRTAIHDFEGDQTYSEKPGHLFALNFDFAKVDAADYDALLVPGGRAPEYLRLNEKVLELVRAFDKAGKPIAAVCHGAQLLAAAGILEGRECSAYPACAPEVRLAGGTFIDIPVTEGHVQGNLATAPAWPAHPSWLAGFLGLLGTKITL
- a CDS encoding ribbon-helix-helix domain-containing protein, which codes for MCELYVKADPILYESRSRSLRICGVVTTLRLENQFWDILSEIAEVDGMTTNQLIAKLYEEVMDYRGEVVNFASFLRVSCMRYLSQRRVASPQMSVVRSA
- a CDS encoding YegP family protein, whose amino-acid sequence is MSGWYEVSKTVNGQFKFVLKAANAETILTSELYTTRGAADSGIASVQANSPLDERYEKKTTKDGHPYFNLKAANHQIIGSSESYSSDAARDKGIASVKANGPTTVIKDKTLPVL
- a CDS encoding DUF4917 family protein, with the protein product MTDFQDVDAQLEDWNALRTTASFGGLLVGNGASRAVWDDFGYDSLFENARTVEEKPLSQSELSVFDAMQTRSFEQVLGALKTTSRVNKALAVSSAAPRNRYYAIKEALINTVHAVHIPWRLVVPSTLATINQELGSYRTVFTTNYDLLNYWAVQHRPDAIIDLFQGSEPRFDLSLTATDKTRLLYLHGGLHLVRNQDGTARKLMSTEGTLLGSFAINNTIRTLDDVPLFVNEGPTQDKLKTIRSSDYLSFCYDQLLGHGDGLCIFGHALGEQDSHIIHALRQAKPKTAAISIYPRSKAFIQHQKRHYTKVFEGTGVELRFFDSKTHALGNPKLAVPIEV
- the yiaY gene encoding L-threonine dehydrogenase, which produces MSSTFFIPAVNIMGTGCLDEAMDAIRKYGFRKALIVTDAGLAKAGVATMIAEKLAIQDIDSVIFDGAKPNPSIANVELGLGLLKESRCDFVVSLGGGSPHDCAKGIALCATNGGTIRDYEGVDQSTKAQLPLIAINTTAGTASEMTRFCIITDESRHVKMAIVDRNVTPLLSVNDPALMVAMPKGLTAATGMDALTHAIEAYVSTAANPITDACALKAITLISNNLRLAVRDGSDMIARENMAYAQFLAGMAFNNASLGYVHAMAHQLGGFYDLPHGVCNAVLLPHVQSFNALVCADRLTDVARAMGADVRGFSPEEGAQAAITAIRDLAKDVEIPAGLRELGARLNDIPVLASNALKDACGLTNPRKADQRQIEEIFRSAF
- a CDS encoding LysR substrate-binding domain-containing protein, translating into MLQKSLIRRLDLITLQLFVAVHEEGTLTRAAAREAIAVSAASKRLMELEEAFGISLFVRQAKGMTLTPAGETLLHHARQMLFNVEKMGLELGEHSHGVRGYVRMLANLSAIIQFLPEDLRDFSERHPQVKTDLEERPSIGVIQGVLDGVADLGICSSDSDVKGLHSVLYRRDKLMVLMPTDHPLASRSTLAFVDTLDSDYVGLHAASSINMRTHAAARKAGKVLRLRIHVPGFDAMCRMVQANMGIGILPQKAYELFGRALGLHAVPLTDDWSDRALILVVRDEARLSPVSRTLFEQLRGQA
- a CDS encoding CaiB/BaiF CoA-transferase family protein → MTAPLSAIKVIEIGTLIAAPFAARMLAEFGADVIKIEAMGQGDPLRKWRKLHEGTSLWWYLQSRNKKSLALNLKSPEGIELVKQLATDADVLIENLRPGALEKLGLGWDVLHALNPNLTLVRISGYGQTGPYRDRPGFGAIGEAMGGIRYTTGTPGSPPARVGVSLGDSLASLHAVIGALMSLLRVKTGQGGGQVVDVSLAESVFNVMESLVPEYDMLGHVRERSGGALPGIAPSNTYLTADGAYVVIAGNSDPIYKRLMAVIGRVDLAEAPEFAHNDGRAAKSNVLDAAITHWTSSLPIDEVLSALEAAEVPAGRIYSVADIVADPHYQARGMLLSAELPGGATVKMPGIVPKMSETPGGVNWSGPSLGQHTDGILAGLGLTDQDIERLKAEGVVQ
- a CDS encoding hydroxymethylglutaryl-CoA lyase, with translation MITDYSEALIVQEVSPRDGLQIEPTWVETVDKIALIDQLSLAGFSRIEAGSFVSPKAIPALRDGEQVFKGIARRPGVIYVALIPNLKGAQRALDSGADELNLVMSASQTHNLANMRMRCEASLAAFGEIVEFVRGTQVRLNGSIATTFGCPFEGRIDEDRVLQIVDAYQELGIQGITLADTTGMANPRQVDWLVRRVLQRVSPADLTLHFHNTRGLGLCNVLAAYEAGARRFDAALGGLGGCPFAPGASGNICTEDLVNLCDEIGIHTGIDLPLLLKLSRGLPALLGHEVPGQLAKAGRNCDLHPTPP
- a CDS encoding MFS transporter, with the translated sequence MSLNVLEAGVSSSVSHDAEKTLVRKVAWRLMPLIMVCYLFAFFDRINISFAKFQLQADLSLSDTAYGLGAGLFVVGYVIFEVPSNMMLYKVGARRWIARIMMSWGIATAAMVFVNSEWQFYALRFVIGAMEAGFAPGVLYYLTLWFPQHYRGRITSMLFLASAFAGLVGAPFSGLVLQHLDGFLDMRGWHWLFLLGGVPCIGLGLLVLTLLKDRIEDAHWLTSSEKKLLASRIAHHEPHKSGGSLLAALRIPGFLTLGLIYFLIQVASYGLNFWAPQLIRSAGTESPVMIGLLTAIPYVCGAICMVVIGRLSDATGERRKFVAGLVAVGAVGFFSAGIFADHTTFLIVALGLLGAGIIASIPSFWTLPPKLLAGAGAGAAGGIAVINTLGQFGGIVSPVMVGRIKDLTGSTTPALYVIGVAALIAAALLLWGLPQKLRTLDKY